One window of the Haloarcula halobia genome contains the following:
- a CDS encoding diadenylate cyclase has protein sequence MGLQTKSQAIEYADWMGTKHMSAIEVSVREEVVATVTLSEENGRMSIFKDGDYDDYLREKLGGVWRSRE, from the coding sequence ATGGGACTACAGACAAAAAGCCAGGCTATCGAGTACGCCGACTGGATGGGTACAAAACACATGAGCGCAATCGAGGTCTCCGTCCGTGAAGAGGTGGTAGCCACGGTTACACTCAGCGAAGAGAACGGCCGAATGTCCATATTCAAGGACGGTGACTACGACGACTATCTACGCGAAAAATTGGGTGGTGTCTGGCGGTCGAGAGAGTGA
- a CDS encoding ATP-binding protein, with amino-acid sequence MEQFVDRDVELDQLTDCYESETADFVVIYGRRRLGKSELVRQSIADRDDAVYYQAVESTAQNQLEQFVDTATAQFPSLQNVRRDWEVLLETLGDQDAVVVIDEFPFLIEEDESLPSRIQRVWDMELQETGMTLVLVGSSISVMEDKVLSGSAPLYGRRTATIDLKPLEVTDARQFFPNYDPETAITAWSIYGGTPYYLQTIDPDQPLGMNVQQSILSERGLLYSEPEFLLRTELRQPNTYFSILRALAHGRRTPNEIAGMAGVDSGSLSTYLQKLRRLRLVERHIPVTESPTASKRGRYRIAAPLFRFWFRFVYGNQDQLRMLGDDAYDELVAPELADYVSPLFERLCQQALPDLIDRQFRDIGQWWFKEHELDALGLTGDGLVAGECKFTSKPVSEGVLSNLERTTEEVRWSEEPADGETLYVLFSRSGYTADLKNVADTRDDVRLFELSDLITTDSD; translated from the coding sequence ATGGAGCAATTCGTTGATCGGGACGTCGAACTCGATCAACTCACGGACTGTTACGAGTCCGAGACTGCTGACTTCGTCGTTATCTACGGCCGTCGCCGCCTCGGCAAAAGCGAGCTCGTCCGCCAGTCCATCGCCGATCGGGACGACGCCGTCTACTACCAGGCAGTCGAGTCCACAGCACAGAACCAACTCGAACAGTTCGTCGACACCGCCACCGCACAGTTCCCTTCACTACAGAACGTCCGCCGCGACTGGGAGGTACTTCTCGAAACACTCGGCGACCAAGATGCAGTCGTCGTTATCGACGAGTTCCCGTTCCTCATCGAAGAGGACGAATCGCTCCCCTCACGGATCCAGCGAGTATGGGACATGGAGCTACAAGAGACGGGGATGACGCTCGTGCTCGTCGGCTCCTCGATCAGCGTGATGGAAGATAAGGTCCTCTCCGGGAGCGCGCCGCTGTACGGTCGGCGGACCGCAACGATTGACCTCAAGCCCCTCGAAGTGACCGATGCTCGCCAGTTCTTCCCAAACTACGATCCCGAAACCGCAATCACTGCATGGTCCATCTACGGTGGCACGCCGTACTACCTCCAAACCATCGATCCTGACCAGCCGTTAGGCATGAACGTCCAGCAGTCGATCCTCTCGGAGCGTGGCCTCCTGTACTCTGAGCCAGAGTTCCTCCTCCGTACCGAACTCCGACAGCCGAACACGTACTTCAGCATTCTCCGCGCGCTCGCACACGGGCGTCGCACTCCGAACGAGATTGCGGGGATGGCTGGCGTGGATTCAGGATCGCTCAGCACGTACCTCCAGAAGCTCCGTCGACTCCGCCTTGTCGAACGCCACATCCCGGTCACCGAATCACCGACAGCCTCGAAACGCGGCCGGTACCGCATCGCCGCGCCGCTATTCCGGTTCTGGTTCCGGTTCGTCTACGGGAACCAAGATCAGCTTCGGATGCTCGGCGACGACGCGTACGACGAACTCGTTGCGCCTGAACTGGCAGATTACGTGAGTCCGTTGTTCGAACGCCTCTGCCAGCAAGCGCTTCCAGATCTCATCGACCGGCAGTTCCGTGACATCGGGCAGTGGTGGTTCAAAGAACACGAACTGGACGCCCTCGGTCTCACCGGCGATGGTCTCGTCGCCGGCGAGTGTAAGTTCACATCGAAACCCGTGAGCGAAGGCGTGCTCTCTAATCTCGAACGAACCACGGAAGAAGTCCGATGGTCAGAAGAGCCAGCAGACGGAGAGACGCTGTACGTCTTGTTCAGCCGCTCCGGATACACCGCCGATCTCAAAAACGTCGCTGACACGCGCGATGACGTCCGACTCTTCGAGCTGTCCGATCTGATCACTACTGACAGTGACTAG
- a CDS encoding amino acid permease has product MTGGSSGELERNIGFLEAMTLGGGTMIGAGIFILPGIAAEGAGPASSLSFVIAGFVALLAALSLSELATGMPIAGGSYHYVNQALGGFFGSIVGWGMWSGLMFASAFYMIGFGQYLVAPIPFLDGRLFIVLLGLVGLALIVGVNYYGTEESSQLQNVMIGAETVIVLIYVAVGLFFIDPANLEPFAPTGPSGIIATTGIVFVSFLGFEIIATVAGEVKDPSRNIPLTMLLSVVLVTILYALVMLVSTGVLPYDSLGDSLVPVSDVAVVYLGSIGVVAIVAAAAIAAISSSNSSILAAARVNFAMGRDDLMSEHLNVTHDRFGTPHRAIIVTGAVTGLLVTAGLGVETIVSLLAEVASFSFLVSYSLVHVALVVFRRADPDAYDPSFRIPDLLYPAVPVLGILLTVLVISQMATVIILLGLGIVALGAGWYIVYARDQGFETGLITEALEPDISDAYRVVVPISNPDTQQDLIRLGAATAKAHTNDGTPELVAVNVIQVADQSPQQNVAAERLTHQRELLEAAQQHATEMDVRLQTRAVTGQNVGETILETLIEEDADQVLLGWQGSLTKDEAVFGPNLDPVVEQAPCEVSLVTLHNERIGSPIALAGPGPHAPVAARRAVEFATLDNTVPTLLNVQSSTASADPIARGEETITAVAERAGIRTDEFETKVLVSDDIEDTILDAVRDYDTICVGLSERGEAARLRFGTIAEQISQQATGNVGIVRGPYDSTSTKTEPVETVEPK; this is encoded by the coding sequence ATGACAGGCGGTAGTAGCGGTGAACTAGAACGAAATATCGGTTTCCTGGAAGCGATGACGCTCGGCGGCGGGACGATGATCGGGGCTGGAATCTTCATCCTGCCTGGCATTGCAGCGGAGGGCGCTGGCCCCGCAAGTTCGCTCTCGTTCGTGATTGCGGGGTTTGTCGCCCTGCTTGCAGCTCTCTCACTGTCTGAACTCGCTACTGGGATGCCCATTGCCGGTGGGAGTTACCACTACGTCAACCAGGCGCTCGGAGGGTTCTTCGGGAGTATCGTCGGATGGGGAATGTGGAGCGGCCTGATGTTTGCGAGCGCGTTCTACATGATCGGTTTCGGGCAGTATCTCGTCGCGCCGATACCGTTCCTCGACGGCCGCCTGTTCATCGTCCTGCTTGGACTCGTCGGCCTCGCACTGATAGTCGGCGTCAACTACTACGGCACGGAGGAATCCAGCCAACTCCAGAACGTCATGATCGGGGCCGAAACCGTCATCGTCCTGATCTACGTCGCTGTCGGACTGTTCTTCATCGACCCGGCGAATCTTGAGCCGTTCGCTCCGACTGGCCCGAGCGGGATTATCGCCACGACTGGCATCGTGTTCGTCTCGTTCCTCGGTTTCGAAATTATCGCTACGGTCGCCGGCGAAGTCAAAGACCCGAGTCGAAACATTCCGTTGACGATGCTTCTCTCCGTCGTGCTGGTGACTATCCTCTACGCGCTGGTGATGCTCGTCAGCACTGGAGTTCTCCCCTACGATTCGTTGGGCGATTCGCTCGTCCCAGTTTCAGATGTCGCCGTCGTCTATCTCGGTTCGATAGGCGTGGTCGCAATCGTAGCTGCCGCCGCGATTGCAGCGATTTCGAGTTCGAACTCGTCGATTCTCGCAGCGGCCCGGGTCAATTTCGCCATGGGGCGTGACGACCTCATGAGCGAGCACCTGAACGTCACGCACGACCGGTTCGGGACGCCACACCGGGCGATTATCGTCACCGGGGCTGTCACGGGGTTGCTCGTTACCGCCGGCCTCGGTGTCGAAACAATCGTTTCTCTCCTGGCCGAGGTGGCGAGTTTCAGCTTCCTCGTCTCGTATTCGCTCGTTCACGTCGCACTCGTCGTCTTCCGACGTGCCGACCCCGACGCGTACGACCCATCGTTCCGGATTCCGGACCTGCTCTACCCCGCCGTTCCGGTGTTGGGGATACTACTGACAGTACTCGTCATCTCACAGATGGCGACCGTCATCATTCTGCTTGGCCTCGGAATCGTCGCGCTCGGAGCCGGCTGGTACATCGTCTACGCCAGAGACCAGGGATTCGAGACGGGACTCATAACGGAAGCGTTGGAACCTGATATATCCGACGCGTATCGCGTCGTCGTGCCGATTTCGAACCCCGACACGCAACAGGATCTCATCCGACTCGGAGCAGCGACGGCGAAGGCCCACACAAATGATGGAACACCGGAACTGGTCGCTGTCAACGTCATCCAGGTCGCGGACCAATCACCACAACAGAACGTCGCAGCCGAGCGGCTCACCCACCAGCGGGAACTGCTCGAAGCCGCCCAACAGCACGCGACGGAGATGGACGTGAGGCTGCAGACACGCGCAGTGACCGGCCAGAACGTCGGAGAGACGATTCTGGAAACACTCATCGAGGAAGATGCCGACCAGGTCCTGCTCGGCTGGCAAGGCTCGCTCACCAAAGACGAGGCCGTATTCGGGCCGAATCTCGACCCCGTCGTCGAGCAGGCCCCGTGTGAAGTGTCACTCGTGACGCTGCACAACGAGAGAATCGGCAGCCCCATTGCACTGGCAGGACCCGGACCACACGCACCTGTAGCGGCCCGGAGAGCCGTCGAGTTTGCGACCCTCGACAACACAGTCCCGACACTGCTGAACGTCCAGAGTTCGACCGCCAGTGCCGACCCAATCGCACGCGGTGAGGAGACAATCACAGCCGTCGCTGAACGGGCAGGAATCAGGACCGACGAGTTCGAAACGAAGGTTCTGGTCAGCGATGACATCGAAGACACTATTCTCGATGCAGTACGTGACTACGACACGATCTGCGTCGGACTCTCCGAACGCGGCGAAGCAGCTCGACTCCGATTCGGTACGATTGCTGAACAAATCAGTCAACAGGCGACGGGTAACGTTGGGATTGTCCGGGGCCCCTACGACAGTACATCGACGAAAACGGAACCTGTCGAGACAGTAGAACCGAAGTAG
- a CDS encoding site-specific integrase has product MTKNADGQLKTLREKIRNDERDLDEANRDALLEFSNGLFLIPSQVGDQRHLKLLRHNVRMAEHAGSLVEALEDENAAKEIVRWIHRTYDNAETNRDYRVALKQFGRRVTDQNGDDPPQSMEWIPSNTPSTYDPAPEPSNMLQWKEDVLPLINATRNPRDAALIAVGWDAGARSGELRALTVGDVTDYEHGYQITVQGKMGQRTVPLIPSVPFLQRWLAAHPSDDPAAPLWSKLTEPEAPSYNALRTAVKDAADRAGVEKPVTFTNLRKSSASHLASRGLNQAHIEDHHGWTRGSDVASRYVSVFADDTGREVARVHGLEIDEEEEPDATAPVECPRCHQQTPREMDHCLHCRQTINMEAALRREQTCEWCGSSISSYSEHIPNCTDIRVHQGEPQ; this is encoded by the coding sequence ATGACAAAGAACGCCGACGGTCAACTCAAGACGCTTCGAGAGAAAATCCGAAACGACGAACGGGATCTGGACGAAGCAAATCGTGATGCACTGCTTGAGTTCAGTAACGGACTCTTCCTCATTCCCAGTCAAGTCGGAGACCAACGGCATCTCAAGCTGCTCCGGCACAATGTGAGGATGGCCGAACACGCTGGTAGCCTTGTCGAAGCACTTGAAGATGAGAATGCTGCGAAGGAGATCGTCCGCTGGATTCACCGTACGTACGACAATGCGGAGACAAACCGTGATTACCGCGTCGCGCTGAAGCAGTTCGGACGGCGTGTCACTGACCAGAACGGAGATGATCCGCCCCAGTCGATGGAGTGGATTCCATCGAATACTCCGAGTACGTACGATCCCGCCCCGGAACCTAGTAACATGCTTCAGTGGAAGGAAGACGTCCTCCCCCTAATCAATGCTACTCGAAACCCTCGTGATGCAGCACTCATCGCGGTTGGGTGGGATGCAGGTGCTCGTTCCGGTGAACTTCGCGCTCTCACGGTCGGTGATGTGACGGACTACGAGCACGGGTACCAGATCACGGTACAGGGAAAGATGGGTCAGCGGACCGTTCCCCTTATTCCGAGTGTTCCGTTTCTCCAACGTTGGCTTGCTGCTCACCCGAGCGATGATCCTGCAGCACCGCTCTGGAGTAAACTGACTGAGCCGGAGGCTCCGAGTTACAATGCACTTCGAACGGCCGTGAAGGATGCTGCCGACAGAGCAGGGGTCGAGAAGCCAGTGACGTTTACGAACCTCCGCAAATCCAGCGCATCTCACTTGGCTTCTCGCGGACTGAATCAGGCCCACATCGAGGATCATCATGGCTGGACTCGTGGAAGCGACGTCGCTTCCCGGTACGTATCCGTGTTTGCAGACGATACGGGTCGAGAAGTCGCTCGTGTCCACGGCTTAGAAATCGACGAAGAGGAAGAACCGGATGCGACTGCTCCGGTCGAATGTCCGCGGTGTCATCAACAAACGCCACGAGAAATGGATCACTGCCTTCACTGCCGACAGACGATCAATATGGAGGCCGCGCTTCGGCGAGAACAGACCTGTGAGTGGTGTGGATCCTCAATCTCATCTTACTCTGAACACATACCGAACTGCACCGACATCAGGGTGCATCAGGGTGAACCACAGTGA
- a CDS encoding potassium channel family protein: MVDLPEQLSDIQLSRRNRIVVYYLSGLVVLVSVYALAYNVAMAQLEGVNQSIFASLEFVVQTMTTTGYGQDAGYWSHPLMFLLVTVTQISGIAIGFFTLRLIIIPLFTGAEVNLDNRLTAKQDHVIICEYRRDSAVLLEELKELGIDYVLISSSEENAKDLSDDGYSVIHGSPQDTTAFERASIETAQAVITDAGSANVNTILTVRSIDPDIDIITLTDDSDMRDILLDTGADTVLSPHGVLGQRLAEKAVSSFSSELTDTIDLGGEIEVSEIPVQQGNPLIGTRIRNSKIREETGANIIGAWIDGELQLPPNPDAIIRSNTVLLVSGAHDDLEAFSDFIQPARTLRRHERIIIAGQGEVGEAALDVVSEAGLDVVTIDVNDGDNVDIVGDAGANETLEEAGIETAGAIIVGLPNDSDSLLTTVLARSLNSDIEILARVSDTDATRKALSAGADYVLSVPRVSARMVARELRGEDVLAPASQIRLLRVPATPLAGSTLAESGIYENTGCRVIAVEDDSGFTSTIDPQRRFTGDERIVLVGSDEAVQQFRKRFEDSPVESET, from the coding sequence ATGGTTGACCTTCCGGAACAGTTGTCTGATATCCAGCTTTCTCGACGAAATCGGATTGTCGTGTATTATCTCTCGGGTCTTGTGGTACTCGTCAGCGTGTACGCGTTGGCCTACAACGTCGCAATGGCACAGCTGGAAGGAGTCAACCAGTCGATATTTGCGTCGCTGGAGTTCGTCGTGCAGACGATGACCACGACCGGGTATGGGCAAGACGCGGGTTATTGGAGTCATCCGTTGATGTTTCTATTGGTCACGGTGACCCAAATTTCCGGCATAGCGATCGGCTTCTTTACGCTCCGGCTCATAATCATCCCGCTATTCACTGGCGCAGAGGTCAACCTCGACAACCGACTCACGGCAAAACAGGACCATGTCATCATCTGCGAATACCGACGCGACTCTGCCGTGCTCCTTGAGGAGCTCAAAGAGCTTGGTATAGACTACGTCTTGATTTCCTCGTCCGAAGAAAACGCCAAGGACCTCTCCGACGACGGGTACTCCGTTATTCATGGCTCCCCACAGGACACGACAGCATTCGAGCGGGCTAGCATAGAGACGGCACAGGCGGTAATCACAGACGCCGGGAGTGCGAACGTTAATACCATCTTGACAGTTCGGTCGATCGACCCGGATATTGATATTATCACGCTTACTGATGACAGCGATATGCGAGATATCCTGTTGGATACGGGCGCAGATACCGTTTTGTCCCCGCACGGTGTGCTCGGTCAACGGCTCGCCGAGAAGGCGGTCTCGTCGTTCAGCTCGGAGTTGACGGACACGATCGACCTTGGTGGTGAAATAGAGGTTTCAGAAATCCCGGTCCAGCAGGGGAACCCGCTGATAGGGACACGAATCCGCAACTCGAAAATCAGAGAGGAGACCGGCGCAAACATCATCGGCGCGTGGATAGATGGGGAACTGCAACTCCCACCAAATCCGGACGCGATTATCCGCTCGAACACCGTGTTGCTCGTCTCCGGTGCACACGACGACCTAGAGGCGTTCAGTGATTTCATCCAACCGGCCCGCACACTCCGCAGACACGAGCGCATCATCATCGCGGGGCAAGGTGAAGTCGGCGAGGCCGCATTGGACGTGGTGTCTGAGGCTGGACTCGATGTCGTAACTATCGACGTCAATGACGGGGACAACGTGGATATCGTCGGGGATGCAGGGGCTAACGAGACGTTGGAAGAAGCCGGGATAGAGACCGCTGGCGCGATCATCGTCGGCCTTCCGAACGACTCGGACTCGCTCTTGACAACAGTGTTAGCACGGTCGCTGAACTCCGACATCGAGATACTCGCTCGGGTGAGTGACACTGACGCGACGCGGAAGGCGCTGAGTGCAGGTGCGGATTACGTGCTGTCAGTACCACGGGTGAGCGCTCGGATGGTCGCCAGAGAGCTTCGGGGAGAGGATGTCCTCGCACCGGCGAGTCAAATTCGGTTGCTCCGCGTCCCCGCAACGCCCCTGGCAGGGTCGACACTCGCGGAGTCGGGCATTTACGAAAATACCGGCTGTCGTGTCATCGCTGTCGAAGACGATTCGGGCTTTACGAGTACGATCGACCCGCAACGGCGGTTCACCGGAGATGAACGAATCGTCCTCGTCGGCTCCGACGAGGCGGTCCAACAGTTCAGAAAGCGATTCGAGGATTCACCGGTGGAATCGGAGACCTGA
- a CDS encoding universal stress protein, translated as MPLSGDSTILVPVDVSVTDPPDQGILQLLRPVNVVVLGYYPVPKQTAPAHLQADHESEAASRLDDIVNQFDSAGHEVEGVLVFTKDREDTIDRVADQHDCGAVLVPNEIGSIERILVPLRGDVNLERIISLVGDLLRMNDATVTLFHASSTGADPSQGEFMLRGAADRLSEDGVDPERIDWTLAEDDDPTSAIVNLAAEYDLVILGETEPTLRERIIGTVLTPVLDKIDKPTIIVRDID; from the coding sequence ATGCCCCTCAGCGGTGATTCAACGATTCTCGTTCCGGTGGATGTCTCTGTGACAGACCCACCAGACCAGGGGATTCTCCAGCTTCTCAGACCGGTCAACGTTGTCGTCCTTGGGTACTACCCGGTTCCCAAACAGACAGCACCGGCCCATCTCCAAGCTGACCACGAATCCGAGGCGGCATCGCGGCTGGACGATATCGTCAATCAGTTCGACAGTGCTGGTCACGAAGTAGAGGGCGTTCTCGTGTTCACGAAAGACCGCGAGGACACAATCGACCGCGTCGCAGACCAACACGACTGTGGTGCGGTGCTTGTTCCGAACGAAATCGGCTCGATAGAGCGAATTCTCGTCCCGCTCCGGGGAGATGTCAATCTGGAGCGAATCATCTCACTCGTCGGTGACCTACTCCGGATGAACGATGCGACAGTCACCCTCTTTCACGCTAGCTCTACGGGAGCCGACCCGAGTCAGGGTGAGTTCATGCTCCGTGGTGCTGCCGATCGACTCTCCGAAGACGGCGTGGACCCCGAACGGATTGATTGGACCCTCGCAGAAGACGACGACCCGACGTCGGCTATCGTCAATCTGGCTGCCGAGTACGATCTGGTCATCCTCGGTGAGACGGAGCCAACACTTCGAGAGCGGATTATCGGGACTGTGTTGACCCCGGTCCTCGACAAAATCGACAAACCAACGATTATCGTCCGAGATATCGACTGA
- a CDS encoding IS6 family transposase, protein MSLADLLRETLEEDSQDVWENERTPTPVRRFGVRLHTAGLSIRETVAILDLLGVDRSHGAVWNWVHTLSEAQSDPPTASPSRVAVDEKQIEVDGEKKWLYAAVDTESKLLLEVDVFSRRGTDPAAAFLHRLTEKHDVAETEFLVDAGGYLTALSRHDLSGRLDYRIRNHIEKWFQTVTMRIDRFHSFWRGSQSSAKQWIRRFRHHYNHERPNQALDGRTPAEEVQN, encoded by the coding sequence ATGTCACTCGCAGACCTGCTCAGAGAAACGTTAGAGGAGGACAGTCAAGACGTTTGGGAGAACGAGCGCACCCCGACACCCGTCCGGCGATTTGGAGTGCGTCTCCACACGGCGGGGCTGTCGATCAGGGAGACGGTGGCGATCTTAGACCTGCTGGGTGTCGATCGCTCTCACGGTGCGGTCTGGAACTGGGTGCATACGCTGTCCGAGGCTCAGAGCGACCCGCCGACGGCGTCGCCGTCGCGGGTCGCGGTCGATGAGAAACAGATCGAGGTTGACGGCGAGAAAAAGTGGTTGTACGCCGCTGTCGACACCGAATCAAAACTGCTGCTCGAAGTTGACGTGTTCAGCCGCCGCGGGACTGACCCCGCGGCGGCGTTCCTGCATCGGCTCACCGAGAAACACGATGTCGCCGAGACAGAGTTTCTCGTCGATGCTGGCGGCTACCTGACTGCCCTCTCACGTCACGATTTGAGCGGTCGGCTTGACTACCGAATCCGGAACCACATCGAAAAGTGGTTCCAGACTGTGACCATGCGAATCGACCGCTTCCATTCCTTCTGGAGGGGCAGTCAATCCAGCGCGAAACAGTGGATACGACGCTTTAGACACCACTACAACCACGAACGACCGAACCAGGCACTCGACGGACGAACGCCAGCGGAGGAGGTTCAGAACTAG
- a CDS encoding tyrosine-type recombinase/integrase, giving the protein MIEHTLEPITPQKTKEMYLKERENARYATRRTIEDVLEIFVEWAEEDEIEDMNDVRGRQLRRFKNWCQNTSDNNTVSLNGIMSVVRRFLVFCVKVEAVYPGVPDKTPIPNVPDDEDVSDEKPSDELVEAVLEYLETHEPTSRRHVEYRAIKELGNRVGAIRAIDVRDVDTDEQVIRLRHRPEREFPDERGTPLKNGKDGERNQNISKELAELIDQYKNNPDRHDVEDRFGRKPLLTTKDGRPDITTIRRDLYKLTRPCKFSNGCPHDRDIDSCKATKSRHASTCPSSHSPHPLRRWSIEDQIESGVSKELLADRVDVSVPVLNKHYDRRSEERKRKHRLELLEKIFDGYGDPDATIDAGVLVDLFVNSDGTVDTEALMEFNADGENSASKKSKTEEMQVTNEESEQGAEESSPEDQVTKKQSDQEPEESPHEDQATFERFSDGVTSPLHPALVPVFAGLAASGLTFRRLRREFEALTSSPGTALRPSRGRVAKGATAYTLFVGLIAFNLVNLSLIPSGVL; this is encoded by the coding sequence ATGATAGAACACACGCTAGAACCAATCACTCCACAGAAAACTAAAGAGATGTATCTGAAAGAGCGGGAGAACGCCAGGTACGCGACTCGACGGACCATCGAAGACGTCCTCGAAATCTTCGTCGAGTGGGCGGAGGAAGACGAGATCGAGGACATGAACGATGTTAGGGGCCGCCAGCTTCGGCGGTTCAAGAATTGGTGTCAGAACACCTCCGACAATAACACTGTGAGCCTCAACGGGATCATGAGTGTCGTACGTCGGTTTCTGGTCTTCTGTGTCAAGGTCGAGGCGGTCTATCCGGGCGTGCCGGACAAGACACCGATACCGAACGTCCCTGATGATGAAGACGTGTCCGACGAGAAACCGAGTGACGAGCTCGTCGAAGCAGTGCTCGAATACTTGGAGACCCACGAACCGACCTCGCGTCGTCACGTTGAGTACCGAGCGATCAAGGAACTCGGTAACCGGGTCGGTGCTATTCGCGCAATCGACGTTCGAGATGTTGACACAGACGAACAGGTGATTCGGCTTCGACATCGTCCTGAGAGAGAGTTCCCGGACGAGCGAGGAACGCCACTCAAGAACGGCAAGGACGGGGAACGTAATCAGAACATCTCGAAAGAGCTCGCCGAGCTGATTGACCAGTATAAAAATAATCCGGACCGTCATGACGTGGAGGACAGGTTCGGACGGAAACCGCTGCTGACCACCAAGGATGGTCGGCCGGATATCACGACGATTCGGCGTGACCTATATAAGCTCACACGTCCCTGCAAGTTCTCGAACGGGTGCCCACACGATCGGGATATTGACTCGTGCAAAGCCACGAAGAGTCGGCACGCCTCGACTTGCCCGTCCAGTCATAGTCCACATCCACTCCGGCGCTGGTCGATAGAAGACCAGATCGAGAGCGGCGTGTCGAAGGAACTTCTCGCCGACCGCGTTGACGTGTCAGTCCCAGTGCTGAACAAGCACTACGATAGGCGGTCCGAAGAGCGGAAGCGGAAGCACCGACTGGAGTTACTGGAGAAAATCTTCGACGGGTACGGCGACCCTGACGCGACTATTGACGCAGGGGTGCTCGTGGACTTGTTCGTCAACAGCGACGGAACCGTGGACACGGAAGCGCTCATGGAATTCAACGCGGACGGAGAGAACAGCGCTTCGAAAAAGTCGAAGACAGAAGAGATGCAGGTGACAAACGAGGAATCCGAGCAAGGGGCGGAAGAATCGTCACCCGAGGATCAGGTGACAAAGAAACAGTCCGACCAAGAGCCCGAAGAGTCCCCGCATGAGGATCAGGCGACGTTCGAACGATTCTCCGACGGGGTCACGAGTCCATTGCATCCGGCACTCGTTCCGGTGTTTGCTGGACTCGCTGCTAGTGGGCTGACGTTTCGTCGCCTTCGTCGGGAATTTGAAGCGCTGACCTCCAGCCCCGGGACGGCGCTTCGACCGAGCCGCGGCCGAGTAGCAAAAGGTGCGACCGCTTACACGCTGTTCGTCGGGCTGATAGCGTTCAACCTCGTGAACCTCAGTCTGATTCCCAGCGGAGTGCTCTAA
- a CDS encoding NAD-binding protein has product MSTSLLSRVRDHWIGWQALGLRVTITLTAAVALLSVVTGIANISAQSVAGPIAEFIPPAIQRTAGFTGALTGFLMIGSAYGMRRRLRIAWYSTVILLPVTALQGVLQSSPLSVPLIVLSILAMPNVLYNRRQFDRAVELTTGQIAAGMAIIGAQVYGTAGAYALREDFTNVSTLVDAFYYTLVTASTVGYGDAAPTSQVARLFGMSVVIIGTASFAVALGTLLGPLIQARFAKALGRMSEDELGLLNDHILILGYSDIVQVILDDIQNRGDVLVVSPDREAVRELTDRGVNALTAEPDDEDSLHQAGVERARTVIVATNDDAADALTILTVRQLNPEIDILAIATNRENMKKLERAGANTVISPAVIAAQQLVESALGVDSDTGFDLLNEQRDDEPDSS; this is encoded by the coding sequence ATGAGTACGTCACTACTGTCACGAGTACGGGATCACTGGATTGGCTGGCAAGCCCTCGGACTCCGTGTGACTATCACCCTTACTGCTGCTGTCGCATTACTGTCCGTTGTGACGGGAATCGCAAATATCAGTGCGCAGTCTGTTGCCGGTCCTATCGCCGAATTCATCCCACCCGCAATCCAGCGCACGGCTGGATTTACCGGGGCATTAACCGGTTTTCTCATGATCGGGAGTGCCTACGGAATGCGTCGCAGGCTTCGAATTGCCTGGTACTCGACTGTCATTCTATTGCCTGTCACGGCACTCCAGGGCGTGTTGCAGTCGAGTCCGCTCTCGGTGCCACTGATCGTTCTCTCCATCCTGGCGATGCCGAACGTCCTGTACAATCGCCGGCAATTCGACCGAGCGGTGGAACTGACGACTGGTCAAATCGCTGCCGGGATGGCGATCATCGGAGCACAGGTATATGGAACCGCTGGAGCCTACGCGCTCCGCGAAGATTTCACTAATGTCAGTACACTCGTGGACGCGTTCTACTACACGCTGGTTACCGCCAGTACGGTCGGATACGGTGATGCTGCGCCGACATCACAGGTAGCACGGCTGTTCGGGATGTCCGTCGTCATCATCGGAACAGCCAGTTTCGCGGTTGCACTCGGAACACTCTTGGGGCCACTCATCCAAGCACGCTTTGCGAAAGCACTCGGGAGAATGTCTGAAGACGAACTTGGACTCCTCAACGATCATATACTCATCCTCGGATACAGTGATATCGTTCAGGTGATTCTCGACGACATCCAGAACCGTGGCGATGTACTCGTCGTCTCGCCCGACAGAGAGGCTGTGCGCGAACTAACTGATCGGGGCGTTAATGCACTCACTGCGGAGCCAGATGATGAGGATTCTCTCCATCAGGCCGGCGTTGAGCGTGCCCGGACAGTTATTGTCGCAACAAACGACGACGCAGCCGATGCGTTGACAATACTGACCGTTCGACAACTCAATCCCGAGATTGATATCCTCGCTATTGCCACCAACCGCGAGAACATGAAGAAACTGGAACGTGCAGGTGCGAATACCGTCATTAGTCCGGCAGTCATCGCCGCACAGCAACTCGTGGAATCAGCTCTCGGAGTCGATTCCGATACCGGATTTGACCTTCTGAATGAGCAGCGTGATGATGAGCCAGATTCCTCATGA